The Sagittula sp. P11 genome window below encodes:
- a CDS encoding homocysteine S-methyltransferase family protein, translated as MKVTLLDGGMGQELVHRAGDRPTPLWSTQVMIDRPGLVQEIHADYFASGATVATANTYAILRDRLAPAGIEDRYEELVEAAMAEATKARDAFGSGKVAGSTAPLGASYRTDKHPDLDAAIPLYAEKARLMAPHADLIVIETAASLLTCRAALAGALEAGKPVWLSISVDDEDGTRLRSGEKVADVLPIARDGAAALLVNCSAPEAMPAALDILARGDLPTGAYANGFTRITKDFLKDRPTVDSLVARRDMGPEIYATHAMSWLDRGATILGGCCETGPAHTAEIARRLRAAGHEIA; from the coding sequence ATGAAGGTCACGCTTCTCGATGGCGGCATGGGGCAGGAACTTGTTCACCGGGCGGGCGACCGCCCCACGCCGCTGTGGTCCACGCAGGTGATGATCGACCGGCCCGGCCTCGTGCAGGAGATCCACGCCGACTACTTCGCGTCAGGCGCCACCGTCGCGACCGCCAACACCTATGCAATCCTGCGCGACCGTCTGGCCCCCGCCGGGATCGAGGACCGCTACGAAGAACTGGTCGAGGCTGCCATGGCAGAGGCGACCAAGGCCCGCGATGCATTCGGCAGCGGGAAGGTCGCCGGCAGCACCGCACCTCTGGGCGCCAGCTACCGCACCGACAAGCATCCCGACCTCGACGCCGCGATCCCGCTTTACGCCGAGAAGGCGCGCCTCATGGCCCCTCACGCCGACCTGATCGTGATCGAGACCGCCGCCTCGCTTTTGACCTGCCGCGCGGCGCTCGCAGGCGCGCTGGAGGCGGGCAAGCCGGTCTGGCTGTCGATCAGCGTCGACGACGAGGACGGCACGCGGCTGCGCTCCGGCGAAAAGGTCGCGGACGTCCTTCCCATCGCGCGCGACGGCGCCGCAGCCCTCCTCGTCAATTGCTCCGCGCCGGAGGCGATGCCCGCCGCGCTCGACATCCTCGCGCGCGGCGACCTGCCCACAGGCGCCTATGCCAACGGCTTCACCCGGATCACCAAGGATTTCCTGAAGGACCGGCCCACTGTCGACAGCCTCGTCGCGCGTCGCGACATGGGACCGGAGATCTACGCCACCCACGCCATGTCCTGGCTGGACCGCGGCGCCACGATCCTCGGCGGCTGCTGCGAGACCGGCCCCGCCCATACCGCCGAAATCGCCCGACGCCTGCGCGCTGCCGGGCATGAGATCGCCTGA
- a CDS encoding FAD-dependent oxidoreductase, which yields MTDTPTQDQGRLPSQARVVIIGGGAVGVSCAYHIAQAGWDVVLLEKNELTAGSTWHAAGNCPSFSTSWAVMNMQRYSLQLYRRLASEVDYPMNYHVTGSIRLGHSRERMMEFERARGMGQYQGMALEMLQVSDLKGRYPFLETHDLAGALYDPDDGDIDPAQLTQALAKGARMKGARIERFCGATGVRREGADWIVETEKGEIRCEKVVNAAGYYAQRVGEWFVPHGGRTVPMAVMSHQYFLTEPIPELEAWSKENGKLPLLRDVDSSYYLRQEKYGLNLGPYERNCKAHWATPDDPMPEDFSFQLYPDDLDRLEWYIEDAMARVPILGQAGVGRVINGPIPYAPDGLPLLGPMPGVPNAYEACVFTFGITQAGGAGKVLAEWVTEGRTEWDMWSCDPRRYTGYTDPDYCLAKAIETYSHEYAMHFPRHRWPAAPDRRLSPLYERLSAAGAQFAPYNGWERATWFAHTGDDTSETATETWERDGPWQTRVREECEAVRDGCGVLEICGFTRLIVSGPGARDWVDSLTASRLPAENRVGLLYFTDDRGRILTEMTALNHGPEQVGLITAAVAQWHDRDLLSNGAPEGVTVEDFSDKVDCLLVTGPKAREVLDQISDADLSLPWLSVQYDATVAGKACALIRVSYAGELGWEIHCDPDDAPAIWGALTVAGAKPFGMFALDSLRIEKGYRTWKGDLSSDYTLLEAGLDRFVDLSKPNFRGKAALTAQAETGVTKRFAPLIVETQGCDAPAMATVWHNGQVVGEVTSSAWGYGVGASVALAMLRTDLTIPGTEVEVDIFGTLCKATVRSDSPLWDPKNERIRA from the coding sequence ATGACTGACACTCCGACACAGGATCAGGGGCGCCTGCCGTCACAGGCCCGCGTGGTCATCATTGGCGGCGGTGCCGTGGGGGTGTCCTGCGCCTACCACATCGCGCAGGCGGGTTGGGACGTGGTGCTGCTGGAGAAGAACGAGCTGACCGCCGGGTCGACCTGGCACGCGGCCGGGAACTGCCCGTCCTTTTCTACCAGCTGGGCGGTGATGAACATGCAGCGCTATTCGCTGCAGCTTTACCGGCGGCTTGCGTCCGAGGTCGACTATCCGATGAACTATCACGTCACGGGGTCGATCCGGCTGGGCCATTCCCGCGAGCGCATGATGGAATTCGAGCGGGCGCGCGGCATGGGTCAATACCAGGGCATGGCGCTGGAAATGCTGCAGGTCTCCGACCTGAAGGGCCGCTATCCCTTCCTCGAAACCCACGATCTGGCGGGCGCGCTTTACGATCCGGACGACGGCGACATCGACCCGGCGCAACTGACACAGGCGCTGGCCAAGGGCGCGCGCATGAAGGGCGCCCGGATCGAGCGGTTCTGCGGCGCGACCGGCGTGCGGCGCGAGGGTGCGGACTGGATCGTCGAGACCGAGAAGGGCGAGATCCGCTGCGAGAAGGTGGTGAACGCGGCGGGCTACTACGCGCAGCGGGTCGGCGAGTGGTTCGTGCCCCATGGCGGGCGCACCGTGCCGATGGCGGTGATGAGCCACCAGTACTTCCTGACCGAACCGATCCCGGAGCTAGAGGCCTGGTCGAAGGAGAACGGCAAGCTGCCGCTCCTGCGGGACGTGGATTCTTCCTACTACCTGCGGCAGGAGAAATACGGCCTCAACCTTGGCCCCTACGAGCGGAACTGCAAGGCGCATTGGGCGACGCCGGACGATCCCATGCCGGAGGATTTCTCCTTCCAGCTCTATCCCGACGATCTCGACCGGCTGGAATGGTATATCGAGGACGCCATGGCGCGGGTGCCGATCCTCGGGCAGGCGGGCGTGGGCAGGGTGATCAACGGCCCGATTCCCTATGCGCCGGACGGCCTGCCGCTGCTCGGCCCGATGCCGGGGGTGCCGAATGCCTACGAAGCCTGCGTCTTCACCTTCGGCATCACGCAGGCGGGCGGCGCGGGCAAGGTGCTGGCGGAGTGGGTGACTGAGGGCCGGACGGAATGGGACATGTGGTCCTGCGATCCGCGCCGCTACACCGGCTACACCGACCCGGACTATTGCCTCGCCAAGGCTATCGAGACCTACAGCCACGAATACGCAATGCACTTTCCCCGGCACCGCTGGCCCGCGGCGCCCGACCGGCGGCTCTCTCCGCTGTACGAGCGCCTGTCGGCGGCGGGTGCGCAGTTTGCGCCCTACAACGGCTGGGAACGGGCGACATGGTTCGCGCATACCGGCGACGACACCTCCGAGACTGCCACCGAGACCTGGGAACGGGACGGCCCGTGGCAGACCCGCGTGCGCGAGGAATGCGAGGCGGTGCGCGACGGCTGTGGCGTGCTGGAGATCTGCGGCTTCACCCGGCTGATCGTCAGCGGGCCGGGCGCGCGGGACTGGGTCGACAGCCTGACCGCTTCCCGCCTCCCGGCAGAGAACCGCGTGGGCCTGCTGTATTTCACCGACGACCGAGGGCGCATCCTGACGGAGATGACGGCGCTCAACCACGGACCGGAGCAGGTCGGCCTGATCACCGCTGCCGTGGCGCAATGGCACGACCGCGACCTCCTGTCGAACGGCGCGCCGGAGGGCGTGACGGTCGAGGACTTCTCGGACAAGGTGGACTGCCTTCTGGTCACCGGCCCGAAGGCGCGCGAGGTGCTGGACCAGATCTCCGACGCCGACCTGTCGCTGCCGTGGCTGTCGGTCCAGTACGACGCCACGGTCGCGGGCAAGGCCTGCGCGCTCATTCGGGTGTCCTACGCCGGCGAACTGGGGTGGGAGATTCACTGCGACCCGGACGACGCCCCGGCGATCTGGGGGGCGCTGACGGTCGCGGGGGCCAAACCCTTCGGCATGTTCGCGCTCGACAGCCTGCGGATCGAAAAGGGCTACCGGACGTGGAAGGGCGACCTCTCGTCGGACTACACGCTGCTGGAGGCCGGGCTGGACCGTTTCGTGGACCTGTCGAAACCGAATTTCCGCGGCAAGGCGGCGCTGACCGCGCAGGCGGAGACCGGCGTGACGAAACGCTTCGCCCCGCTGATTGTGGAGACGCAGGGCTGCGACGCCCCCGCCATGGCAACCGTCTGGCACAACGGCCAGGTGGTGGGGGAGGTCACCTCCTCCGCCTGGGGTTACGGGGTCGGCGCCTCCGTGGCGCTGGCGATGCTGCGCACCGACCTGACCATCCCGGGCACGGAGGTCGAGGTCGACATCTTCGGCACGCTCTGCAAGGCCACGGTGCGGAGCGATTCACCGCTCTGGGACCCGAAGAACGAAAGGATCAGGGCATGA
- a CDS encoding GFA family protein, translated as MTQGQCLCGAVRFRTEAEPQGASACHCGQCRRMSGHVWASAYVPKDALTVEGEVRWFDSSDKAQRGFCPDCGSFLFWQAHDEDTISFALGALDAPTGLRLTKHIFTADKGDYYDIADGVPQR; from the coding sequence ATGACCCAGGGACAATGCCTGTGCGGCGCGGTGCGCTTCCGGACAGAGGCCGAGCCGCAGGGCGCCAGCGCCTGCCATTGCGGCCAGTGCCGCCGGATGTCCGGGCATGTCTGGGCCTCGGCCTATGTGCCGAAGGACGCCCTGACGGTCGAGGGAGAGGTGCGCTGGTTCGACAGCTCCGACAAGGCGCAGCGCGGGTTCTGCCCGGATTGCGGCTCCTTCCTGTTCTGGCAGGCGCATGACGAGGACACGATCAGCTTTGCCCTCGGCGCGCTGGACGCGCCCACGGGGCTGCGGCTGACCAAGCACATCTTCACAGCCGACAAGGGCGACTACTACGACATCGCGGACGGCGTTCCCCAGAGGTGA
- a CDS encoding helix-turn-helix domain-containing protein, which produces MQMDAPPATLGSDLRTLRRTRGLTLQQLADKLGRSVGWLSQVERDLSEPSITDLRHLAKALDVSVSMLARHEAAAPEEVGRIVRRGTRRPIGSRVSGLVEELLSPDLADDFEMVHCRFEPHSQIGETVTRPTQEVAFLLSGRLEMTIGADRFSIFPGDSFRIRGEPFRWENPHDEAAVAIWVIAPPVY; this is translated from the coding sequence ATGCAGATGGACGCGCCGCCGGCCACGCTCGGTTCTGACCTTCGGACGCTTCGGCGGACGCGCGGCCTGACGCTGCAACAGCTGGCGGACAAGCTGGGTCGCTCTGTCGGGTGGCTGAGCCAGGTGGAACGCGACCTGTCGGAGCCCTCGATCACCGATCTGCGGCACCTTGCGAAGGCACTCGACGTCTCCGTCTCCATGCTGGCCCGGCACGAGGCCGCCGCACCGGAGGAGGTCGGGCGGATCGTGCGTCGTGGCACCCGGCGGCCCATCGGATCGCGGGTGTCGGGGCTGGTGGAGGAACTCCTGTCCCCCGACCTCGCCGACGACTTCGAGATGGTGCACTGCCGGTTCGAGCCGCATTCACAGATCGGAGAGACGGTGACCCGCCCGACGCAGGAGGTGGCCTTCCTGCTGTCCGGGCGGCTGGAAATGACCATCGGCGCGGACCGGTTCAGCATCTTCCCGGGCGACAGCTTTCGCATCAGGGGAGAGCCGTTCCGCTGGGAAAATCCGCATGACGAGGCGGCGGTTGCGATCTGGGTGATCGCGCCGCCGGTGTACTGA
- a CDS encoding acetyl-CoA C-acyltransferase, producing the protein MQDVVITGASRTPMGGFRGVFAEQEAWKLGGAAIRAALDGHADRSVDEVLMGCVLPAGQGQAPARQAGFAAGLGDDVPATTLNKMCGSGMKAAMLAWDRLALGHAECIVAGGMESMTLSPYLLPKMRGGARIGHGQVVDHMFLDGLEDAYDKGRLMGTFAEDCAEAFQFTREAQDQYALASLSNALDAERSDAFENEICPVTLHTRHGEEIITRDEQPGKARPEKIPMLKPAFRKDGTVTAANSSSISDGAAALVMTTLDSAVRRGVLPRARILGHTSHAQAPKDFPTAPIPAARKLLDRIGWKKSDVDLWEVNEAFAVVPMAFMKEMGLPRDVVNVNGGACALGHPIGASGARIIVTLLNALEKRGARRGVAAICIGGGEGTAIAIERI; encoded by the coding sequence ATGCAGGACGTAGTAATCACAGGGGCGTCGCGGACGCCGATGGGCGGGTTCCGGGGGGTCTTTGCCGAACAGGAGGCTTGGAAGCTGGGCGGCGCGGCGATCCGCGCCGCGCTGGATGGTCACGCCGACCGGAGCGTGGACGAGGTCCTGATGGGCTGCGTGCTACCTGCGGGACAGGGGCAGGCCCCGGCCCGGCAGGCGGGATTCGCGGCAGGCCTGGGCGACGACGTCCCGGCGACGACGCTGAACAAGATGTGTGGTTCGGGCATGAAGGCGGCGATGCTGGCCTGGGACCGGCTGGCGCTGGGACATGCGGAGTGCATCGTGGCGGGCGGCATGGAGTCGATGACCCTGTCGCCCTACCTGCTGCCGAAGATGCGCGGCGGCGCACGGATCGGCCACGGTCAGGTCGTCGACCACATGTTTCTCGACGGGCTGGAGGACGCCTATGACAAGGGCCGCCTGATGGGGACCTTCGCCGAGGATTGCGCCGAGGCGTTCCAGTTCACCCGCGAGGCGCAGGACCAGTACGCGCTGGCGTCGCTGTCGAACGCGCTGGACGCGGAACGCTCCGACGCCTTCGAGAACGAGATATGCCCGGTGACGCTGCATACCCGCCACGGCGAAGAGATCATCACCCGCGACGAACAGCCCGGCAAGGCGCGCCCCGAGAAGATCCCGATGCTGAAACCGGCGTTCCGCAAAGACGGTACGGTGACGGCGGCGAACTCGTCCTCGATCTCGGACGGCGCGGCGGCGCTAGTCATGACGACGCTGGATTCGGCTGTGCGCCGGGGTGTCCTGCCGCGTGCCCGCATCCTTGGCCATACGAGCCACGCGCAGGCGCCGAAGGACTTCCCGACCGCGCCGATCCCGGCGGCCCGCAAGCTGCTGGACCGGATCGGCTGGAAGAAGAGCGACGTGGACCTCTGGGAGGTCAACGAGGCCTTTGCCGTGGTGCCCATGGCCTTCATGAAGGAGATGGGCCTGCCGCGCGACGTGGTGAACGTGAACGGCGGGGCCTGTGCACTGGGGCATCCCATCGGCGCCTCGGGGGCGCGGATCATCGTGACCCTGTTGAACGCGCTGGAGAAACGCGGCGCACGGCGCGGTGTCGCGGCGATTTGCATCGGTGGCGGCGAAGGCACCGCCATCGCGATCGAACGTATCTGA
- a CDS encoding STAS domain-containing protein, protein MELSTTSDKGVTIIRVDADRIDAAVAISFKDRMRELLGGASGRVVLDLEKVDFIDSSGLGAIVAAMKLMPPGAKLELAGLSPAVDKVFRMTRMDSIFQIHETAVTALSA, encoded by the coding sequence ATGGAACTCAGCACCACATCCGACAAGGGCGTGACGATCATCCGGGTCGACGCCGACCGCATCGACGCCGCGGTCGCGATCAGCTTCAAGGATCGGATGCGCGAACTCCTCGGGGGGGCGTCGGGCCGCGTCGTGCTCGACCTCGAAAAGGTGGACTTCATCGACTCGAGCGGGCTTGGCGCCATCGTCGCCGCGATGAAGCTGATGCCGCCGGGTGCCAAGCTGGAACTGGCCGGTCTGTCTCCGGCCGTCGACAAGGTCTTTCGCATGACCCGCATGGATTCGATCTTCCAGATCCATGAAACTGCCGTCACCGCGCTGAGCGCCTGA
- a CDS encoding ATP-binding protein, giving the protein MNAELRDDGSFVIHGVLGNTPQAVTLALREVRAHLDRRPPFADLDASWEIVVAEVLNNIVEHSYANGSAGSIGLHLAFHPDTLHAEFLDTGLAMPGHAPPQGPAANLDVPTAHLPEGGFGWHLIRTLVTDLDYSCAEGTNRLALEMPLSRAS; this is encoded by the coding sequence ATGAATGCAGAACTGCGGGATGACGGGAGTTTCGTCATCCACGGTGTTCTTGGCAACACGCCGCAGGCGGTCACTCTGGCCCTTCGTGAAGTACGCGCACATCTCGACCGGCGCCCGCCTTTCGCCGACCTCGACGCATCGTGGGAGATTGTCGTGGCGGAGGTGCTCAACAACATCGTCGAGCATTCCTATGCCAACGGGTCCGCGGGGAGCATCGGCCTCCACCTGGCCTTTCACCCCGACACCCTGCACGCCGAATTCCTCGACACCGGCCTCGCCATGCCCGGGCACGCACCGCCGCAGGGGCCCGCCGCCAACCTCGACGTGCCGACCGCCCACCTTCCCGAAGGCGGATTCGGCTGGCACCTGATCCGCACCCTCGTGACCGACCTCGACTACTCCTGCGCCGAAGGCACCAACCGCCTCGCGCTGGAAATGCCCCTATCGCGCGCATCGTGA
- the ggt gene encoding gamma-glutamyltransferase — translation MRDFQKPGRSPVLAMNGLCATSHPLAASAAVDVLRRGGNAMDAAIAGAVILGLCEPAMTGIGGDCFALVSPAGTEDVVAVNGSGRAPAGHNAALLRGEGHGTVPLDHPYAVTVPGAIDAFCAMSDRWGRLGLADSLAPAIRYMDEGVPIAPRVAFDYQQAHENLQGVARRHFLKDGKPMQTGDILALPGQAEVLRRIAKHGRSAFYEGEVAEDMLAALNAGGGRHTAEDFAAAQTTFADPLAGHYKGRELLEHPPNGQGITAHLMLNILSHFDLAAMEPFGAERAHVEAEAAKLAYDARNRFLSDPDTMTGLAHLQAPETAERLAALIDPNRAMVSATTISEAVHKDTIYLTVVDRDRMAVSLIYSVFHSFGSGIASEKFGILFQNRGAGFSLAEGHVNEMAGGKRPLHTIIPAMVREEGRVTMPFGVMGGQYQPNGHARVMTNMTDYGMDPQAALDAPRSFAENGKLMLERGYAPEVAAALAEKGHKVETPVTPIGGAQAILIHPSGVLEGASDPRKDGCAIGY, via the coding sequence ATGCGCGATTTCCAGAAACCCGGACGGTCCCCCGTCCTCGCCATGAACGGCCTGTGCGCCACCTCGCATCCGCTGGCGGCTTCGGCTGCCGTGGACGTGCTGCGCCGGGGCGGCAACGCCATGGACGCCGCCATTGCCGGGGCGGTGATCCTCGGCCTGTGCGAACCGGCGATGACAGGAATCGGGGGCGACTGCTTTGCGCTCGTCTCGCCTGCGGGCACCGAAGACGTGGTTGCCGTCAACGGCTCCGGTCGCGCGCCTGCCGGTCACAACGCGGCGCTGCTGCGGGGCGAGGGACACGGCACCGTGCCGCTCGACCACCCCTACGCCGTCACCGTCCCCGGCGCCATCGACGCCTTCTGCGCCATGTCCGACCGCTGGGGCAGGCTGGGCCTCGCCGACAGCCTCGCCCCGGCGATCCGCTACATGGACGAGGGCGTGCCGATCGCGCCCCGTGTCGCCTTCGATTACCAGCAGGCGCACGAGAACCTGCAGGGCGTCGCCCGCCGCCACTTCCTGAAGGACGGCAAGCCGATGCAGACCGGGGACATCCTCGCCCTGCCCGGACAGGCGGAGGTCCTGCGCCGCATCGCCAAACATGGCCGCAGCGCCTTCTACGAAGGTGAGGTCGCCGAAGACATGCTCGCCGCGCTCAACGCCGGTGGCGGCCGGCATACCGCCGAGGACTTCGCCGCCGCGCAAACGACCTTCGCCGATCCGCTGGCGGGCCACTACAAGGGCCGCGAACTGCTGGAGCATCCGCCCAACGGCCAGGGCATCACCGCGCACCTGATGCTGAACATCCTGTCGCATTTCGATCTCGCCGCGATGGAGCCTTTCGGTGCAGAGCGCGCCCATGTGGAGGCCGAGGCCGCGAAGCTCGCCTACGATGCCCGCAACCGCTTCCTGTCCGATCCAGACACGATGACCGGCCTCGCCCATCTTCAGGCGCCGGAGACGGCGGAACGGCTGGCCGCGCTGATCGATCCGAACCGGGCGATGGTCTCGGCCACGACGATTTCCGAGGCGGTGCACAAGGACACGATCTATCTGACCGTCGTCGACCGCGACCGGATGGCCGTGTCGCTGATCTACTCGGTCTTCCACAGCTTCGGCTCCGGCATCGCGTCCGAGAAGTTCGGCATCCTGTTCCAGAACCGTGGCGCCGGCTTCTCGCTGGCCGAGGGCCACGTGAACGAGATGGCCGGCGGCAAGCGTCCCCTGCACACGATCATCCCGGCCATGGTGCGGGAAGAGGGCCGCGTGACCATGCCCTTCGGCGTCATGGGCGGCCAGTACCAGCCCAACGGCCACGCGCGCGTCATGACCAACATGACGGACTACGGAATGGACCCGCAGGCCGCGCTCGATGCCCCGCGCAGCTTTGCGGAGAACGGAAAGCTGATGCTGGAACGCGGTTATGCGCCCGAGGTCGCCGCGGCACTGGCCGAAAAGGGGCACAAGGTGGAAACGCCCGTCACCCCGATCGGCGGCGCGCAGGCGATCCTGATCCACCCGTCGGGCGTGCTCGAAGGCGCGTCCGATCCGCGCAAGGACGGCTGCGCCATAGGCTACTGA
- a CDS encoding DUF805 domain-containing protein: protein MIGPLQAIGRFFTRALDFGGRATRAEFWWVQLAYVLQAAALVAVVVTGTVPKALLFDPATGAPGMAIQLYGLFMTALLVPGLTLCIRRLHDTDRSGWWYCILFVPLIGPLWFIFLMLQPSDYTNRFGPNPHDGPDRSLREIPSTPAAPQPTASARHARAPKKSTAWDSAHVILQVDAAPSPAMRQARKAEISDYYRRNILKEVPAE, encoded by the coding sequence ATGATCGGACCTCTGCAGGCCATCGGCCGTTTCTTCACCCGCGCGCTGGACTTCGGCGGTCGTGCCACCCGGGCGGAGTTCTGGTGGGTCCAGCTGGCCTATGTCCTGCAGGCCGCCGCTCTCGTCGCGGTCGTCGTGACGGGCACGGTTCCGAAGGCCCTGCTGTTCGATCCGGCCACCGGCGCACCGGGGATGGCGATACAGCTCTACGGCCTTTTTATGACCGCGCTTTTGGTCCCGGGCCTGACGCTCTGCATCCGACGTCTGCACGATACGGACCGCTCCGGCTGGTGGTACTGCATCCTATTCGTGCCGCTGATCGGCCCGCTGTGGTTCATCTTCCTGATGCTCCAGCCGTCTGACTATACGAACCGCTTCGGGCCCAACCCGCACGATGGGCCGGACCGCTCGCTGCGCGAGATTCCGTCCACCCCGGCGGCACCGCAGCCCACGGCCAGCGCCCGCCACGCCAGGGCGCCGAAGAAATCAACCGCCTGGGACAGCGCCCATGTCATCCTGCAGGTGGACGCCGCGCCAAGCCCGGCCATGCGGCAGGCCCGCAAGGCGGAGATCAGCGACTACTACCGCCGCAACATCCTCAAGGAAGTCCCGGCAGAGTGA
- a CDS encoding glutamate--cysteine ligase produces MSIPQSGGGPIESFDQMADYLASGCKPKEDWRIGTEHEKFGYCKDTLNPLPYDGERSIRAVLEGLRDRHGWAPVEEGGHLIGLTKDGANVSLEPGGALELSGAPLETIHQTCDEVNEHLREVKGVADELGVGFIGLGAAPVWTHDQMPLMPKGRYKLMDAYMPKVGTTGREMMRRTCTVQVNLDFGSEADMVQKMRVALALSPVATALFANSPFFEGKPVGVKSKRMQIWETLDDSRTGMLPFVFEEGFGFERWVEYALDVPMYFVYRDGKYVDALGMSFRDFLEGKLPALPGETPTLSDWADHLTTAFPDARVKKFIEMRGADGGPWRRLCALPAFWVGLMYDQTALDAAWDLCRNWTAEQREALRLAATRDALAAEVDGIRMHDLAREVLEICEAGLKARARPGAGGLVPDETHFLSALKESVESGMTPADELLEHYHGDWNGDLNRIYAAYSY; encoded by the coding sequence ATGTCCATCCCACAGTCCGGCGGCGGCCCCATCGAATCGTTTGACCAGATGGCGGATTACCTCGCCTCCGGGTGCAAGCCGAAGGAAGACTGGCGCATCGGGACGGAGCACGAGAAGTTCGGCTACTGCAAGGACACCCTGAACCCGCTGCCCTATGACGGCGAACGCTCCATCCGGGCGGTGCTGGAGGGGCTGCGCGACCGCCACGGCTGGGCACCCGTCGAGGAAGGCGGTCACCTCATCGGCCTGACGAAGGACGGGGCGAACGTCTCGCTCGAACCGGGCGGCGCGCTGGAGTTGTCCGGTGCACCCCTGGAGACCATCCACCAGACCTGCGACGAGGTGAACGAGCACCTGCGCGAGGTGAAGGGGGTTGCCGATGAACTGGGCGTGGGTTTCATCGGACTGGGTGCGGCGCCGGTCTGGACGCATGACCAGATGCCTCTGATGCCCAAGGGCCGCTACAAGCTGATGGACGCCTACATGCCCAAGGTGGGCACCACGGGCCGGGAGATGATGCGCCGGACCTGCACCGTGCAGGTCAACCTCGACTTCGGGTCGGAGGCGGACATGGTGCAGAAGATGCGCGTGGCGCTTGCGCTGTCGCCCGTGGCGACCGCACTCTTCGCCAACTCGCCGTTCTTCGAAGGCAAGCCGGTTGGCGTGAAATCCAAGCGGATGCAGATCTGGGAAACGCTCGACGACTCGCGCACGGGGATGCTGCCGTTTGTCTTCGAGGAGGGCTTTGGCTTCGAGCGCTGGGTGGAGTACGCGCTGGATGTGCCGATGTACTTTGTCTACCGGGACGGCAAGTACGTGGACGCGCTGGGGATGTCCTTCCGCGATTTCCTGGAGGGCAAGCTGCCCGCGCTGCCGGGCGAGACGCCGACCCTTTCGGATTGGGCAGACCATCTGACCACCGCTTTCCCGGATGCGCGCGTGAAGAAGTTCATCGAGATGCGCGGCGCCGATGGCGGTCCGTGGCGGCGGCTGTGCGCGCTGCCGGCCTTCTGGGTGGGGCTGATGTACGACCAGACCGCGCTGGACGCGGCCTGGGACCTGTGCCGCAACTGGACGGCGGAGCAGCGCGAGGCGCTGCGGCTGGCGGCCACGCGCGATGCGCTGGCGGCGGAGGTCGACGGCATCCGGATGCACGACCTCGCGCGCGAGGTGCTGGAGATCTGCGAGGCGGGTCTGAAGGCGCGGGCCCGTCCCGGTGCGGGCGGGCTGGTGCCCGACGAGACGCATTTCCTCAGCGCGCTGAAGGAAAGCGTCGAGAGCGGCATGACCCCGGCGGACGAACTGCTGGAACATTACCACGGCGACTGGAACGGCGACCTGAACCGGATCTACGCCGCCTATTCGTACTGA
- a CDS encoding GNAT family N-acetyltransferase, with product MIRKATEADIGPMVAFLEKRIEHSMFLLGNLEAHGVNNATHPHGTSFFLRETGEGITGVFGATNGGFLMCQLPGLSATEAQTYAHLLKGYTLTGMTGDVEQMDALLRALPVSPDALSLNRVEPLYRLPLSGLGEVPPVRQARESDVTMLADWWVRYLSETETCPASRIDREAAVRARAAVGSADTQIMEERGRPVAMARINARAGQAVQVGGVFVPENLRGEGRAGRVVSGLLANARSRGAELAILFAASPAAAKAYERIGFVRCGDYRVTILREPLTLGTAP from the coding sequence ATGATCCGCAAGGCCACCGAGGCAGACATCGGGCCGATGGTCGCGTTCCTCGAAAAGCGGATCGAACATTCGATGTTCCTGCTCGGCAACCTCGAAGCGCATGGCGTGAACAACGCGACGCACCCGCATGGCACGTCCTTCTTCCTGCGCGAGACCGGTGAGGGCATCACCGGCGTTTTCGGTGCGACCAACGGCGGCTTCCTGATGTGCCAGTTGCCCGGCCTCTCCGCCACCGAGGCGCAGACCTATGCCCATCTGCTGAAAGGCTACACGCTGACCGGGATGACAGGGGACGTGGAGCAGATGGACGCGCTCCTGCGTGCCCTGCCCGTGTCGCCGGATGCGCTGTCCCTGAACCGGGTGGAGCCGTTGTACCGCTTGCCGCTTTCCGGACTGGGAGAGGTGCCGCCTGTGCGGCAGGCGCGGGAGTCGGATGTCACGATGCTGGCGGACTGGTGGGTGCGCTACCTGTCGGAGACCGAAACCTGTCCGGCGTCACGCATCGACCGCGAGGCGGCAGTGCGGGCGCGGGCGGCGGTCGGGTCGGCGGACACCCAGATCATGGAAGAGCGCGGCCGGCCGGTGGCCATGGCGCGGATCAACGCGCGTGCGGGGCAGGCTGTACAGGTGGGCGGTGTCTTCGTGCCGGAAAACCTGCGCGGAGAGGGGCGGGCCGGACGGGTCGTCTCCGGGCTGCTGGCGAATGCGCGGTCGCGCGGGGCGGAGCTTGCGATCCTCTTCGCGGCCTCGCCCGCGGCGGCCAAGGCCTACGAGCGGATCGGCTTTGTCCGGTGTGGCGACTACCGTGTGACGATCCTGCGCGAGCCGCTGACCCTGGGGACTGCCCCATGA